A window from Candidatus Gracilibacteria bacterium encodes these proteins:
- a CDS encoding DNA translocase FtsK 4TM domain-containing protein yields the protein MAKRRLTRRRKGNPILNFEVESHIMREIWAVAYLALAALTWLSLNQQLGVLGDLWVSGLRPVFGVGLEAVPFVLLFMGASVFFSKQISWGLARLTGVFALAVSILGFVHMGVPETELLETAQMGQGGGYIGFVSSFIFTAAFGRVGAFVLLVASFLIGVLLTLQVSLGALLRFITPSPKMVRKVIDTATPEFTILPREEDELRIVSPASTAPAKELLSMTIKELSMQEVEERMAKALPEDDDSVPVETGEEEVVVTSKKKKKGEPELEDSVEWSPPPMDLLEVGKESFEINQSDLKRKADLIKTKLEQFGIDVSMNEVHVGPTVVQYTLRPADGVKLSKITSLKNDIALALAAPAVRIEAPIPGKSLVGIEIPSASRTTVHMREMMETAEYIKESSKLKIALGRDVSGRSMVADLAKMPHLLIAGATGSGKSVGLNSFLVSFLYNNSPKELKFIMIDPKQVELSTYNGLPHLLTPVITDPEKAATALRWAVAEMNRRYKVCAEAGHRNIADYNADRKTAEKMAKIVIVIDELADLMMQAQKEVEASICRIAQMARAVGMHLIVATQRPSVDVITGLIKANIPARIAFTVASGVDSRTILDTNGAEDLLGSGDMLYISGTMGKPVRIQGIFVSSKEIEKVTNRLKLTHEPVYQQDITSKETAQRSVQGVPDIPDEAKSDEELVNLAIECLKKNRKAASTSSMQRYLRIGYSRAARIIDLLEQAGVIGPAQGSKPRDVFVERD from the coding sequence ATGGCAAAAAGACGACTCACTCGACGGCGCAAGGGCAACCCCATCCTCAATTTTGAGGTGGAGAGTCATATTATGAGGGAAATTTGGGCGGTGGCTTACTTGGCTTTGGCCGCGCTCACCTGGCTCTCGCTCAATCAACAGTTGGGCGTTTTGGGAGATTTATGGGTTTCCGGCTTACGACCCGTGTTTGGGGTGGGCTTGGAGGCGGTGCCTTTTGTGCTTCTGTTTATGGGAGCTTCGGTGTTTTTTTCCAAGCAAATTTCTTGGGGGCTTGCGCGGCTGACCGGTGTTTTTGCGCTCGCGGTTTCGATTTTGGGCTTTGTGCACATGGGGGTTCCGGAGACGGAACTTTTGGAGACGGCACAGATGGGACAAGGGGGTGGTTATATTGGATTTGTGTCCAGCTTTATTTTTACCGCGGCCTTCGGCCGCGTGGGGGCTTTTGTTCTGCTCGTGGCTTCTTTTTTGATCGGCGTGCTTTTGACCCTGCAGGTGAGCTTGGGCGCGCTTTTGCGTTTCATCACCCCTTCGCCCAAAATGGTTCGCAAGGTTATTGACACCGCTACCCCTGAGTTCACCATTCTTCCCAGGGAGGAGGATGAACTCCGCATTGTGAGCCCGGCCTCCACTGCTCCCGCCAAAGAGTTGCTCAGCATGACGATTAAGGAACTCAGCATGCAGGAAGTGGAAGAACGAATGGCCAAGGCTTTGCCCGAAGATGACGACAGTGTTCCGGTGGAGACTGGGGAAGAGGAAGTGGTGGTGACTTCCAAGAAAAAGAAAAAAGGGGAGCCGGAACTAGAAGACAGTGTGGAATGGAGTCCGCCGCCCATGGATTTGTTGGAGGTGGGCAAAGAATCTTTTGAAATCAATCAAAGCGATTTGAAACGGAAAGCGGATCTTATTAAAACGAAGCTCGAACAATTTGGAATTGATGTCTCGATGAATGAAGTGCATGTGGGGCCCACGGTGGTGCAGTACACCTTAAGGCCGGCGGACGGAGTGAAGCTTTCTAAAATCACTTCTTTAAAGAATGACATTGCGTTGGCACTTGCGGCGCCGGCCGTTCGTATTGAAGCGCCCATCCCGGGTAAATCTCTGGTTGGGATTGAAATTCCAAGTGCTTCACGGACCACGGTGCACATGCGTGAAATGATGGAAACGGCTGAATATATAAAAGAGAGTTCCAAACTCAAAATTGCGTTGGGGCGGGATGTTTCCGGCCGGTCCATGGTTGCGGATTTGGCCAAAATGCCCCACTTATTGATTGCCGGAGCCACGGGTTCCGGTAAGTCCGTGGGACTCAACAGTTTCTTGGTCTCTTTCTTGTACAACAACTCTCCCAAGGAACTAAAGTTTATTATGATTGACCCCAAGCAAGTGGAACTTTCCACTTATAACGGGCTGCCTCATTTGCTCACGCCGGTGATCACGGATCCTGAAAAAGCGGCCACGGCACTCCGTTGGGCGGTGGCGGAGATGAATCGACGCTACAAGGTTTGTGCGGAGGCCGGGCACCGCAATATTGCCGACTACAATGCGGATCGCAAGACGGCTGAAAAGATGGCAAAAATTGTGATTGTGATTGATGAATTGGCGGACCTCATGATGCAGGCACAGAAGGAGGTGGAGGCTTCGATTTGCCGTATTGCGCAGATGGCGCGCGCCGTGGGCATGCACTTGATTGTGGCGACTCAAAGACCTTCGGTGGATGTTATCACAGGTTTGATTAAAGCCAATATTCCGGCGCGCATCGCCTTTACGGTGGCGAGTGGAGTGGACAGCCGCACGATTTTGGACACCAATGGCGCGGAAGATTTGTTGGGAAGTGGAGACATGCTCTACATCTCCGGAACCATGGGTAAGCCGGTGCGCATTCAAGGTATTTTTGTTTCTTCCAAAGAGATCGAAAAAGTCACCAATCGGCTCAAGCTCACGCATGAACCCGTTTATCAGCAGGACATTACTTCCAAAGAGACGGCACAAAGATCTGTGCAAGGTGTTCCGGACATTCCGGATGAAGCCAAGTCTGATGAGGAATTGGTGAACCTGGCCATTGAATGTCTCAAAAAGAACCGTAAAGCGGCATCCACTTCTTCAATGCAACGCTACCTGCGCATTGGCTATTCGCGTGCCGCACGAATCATCGATTTACTTGAACAGGCTGGAGTTATTGGTCCGGCTCAAGGCAGCAAACCACGGGATGTGTTTGTGGAGAGAGATTAA
- a CDS encoding phosphate acyltransferase: MEDFLKQVWDRAKENPKRIVFAEGSEPRVAEAIKIISKENLAIPVVFGEPSKDPRFETLVKKFMELRGAREEEARSKMRTAHYFATMLVHEGEADGMIAGPSAASRERILPALEIIKTKEKGWKASGLFFMVLPTDTNPDAANGGVLVFADCAVNTDPSVETLTQIASDSAASAKQFGLEQKIALLSFSTGENSQTPQAQKLHAVAKLVKQQNPSLSIEGPMQVDAALIDAVGQFKDPSSPLAGHANILIFPDLEAGNIAYKLVERLAGAKAIGPILQGLQKPVNELSRGASVEDIVHLTAFTTVQAQMKYGQKNRFG; encoded by the coding sequence ATGGAGGACTTTTTAAAGCAAGTTTGGGACCGTGCGAAAGAAAATCCCAAGCGGATTGTTTTTGCAGAAGGATCTGAGCCCCGCGTTGCAGAAGCCATAAAAATCATCAGCAAAGAGAATTTGGCAATTCCAGTTGTATTTGGCGAACCAAGTAAAGATCCCCGTTTTGAAACTCTCGTTAAAAAATTCATGGAGCTCCGTGGCGCACGAGAAGAAGAGGCGCGAAGCAAGATGCGAACGGCCCACTATTTTGCCACCATGCTTGTACACGAAGGGGAAGCGGATGGAATGATTGCCGGCCCGAGCGCCGCCTCCCGTGAACGCATTCTTCCAGCCCTGGAAATCATAAAAACAAAAGAAAAAGGATGGAAGGCCTCGGGCCTCTTTTTTATGGTGCTCCCTACGGATACGAACCCGGACGCCGCCAACGGCGGCGTCCTCGTCTTTGCGGATTGTGCCGTAAACACTGATCCTTCCGTGGAGACACTGACTCAAATTGCTTCCGACAGCGCGGCAAGCGCGAAGCAGTTTGGCTTGGAACAAAAAATCGCCCTGCTCTCTTTTTCCACGGGAGAAAACAGCCAAACCCCTCAAGCTCAAAAATTGCATGCCGTCGCCAAACTGGTGAAACAACAAAATCCTTCCTTGAGCATTGAGGGCCCCATGCAAGTGGACGCCGCGCTCATCGATGCCGTGGGCCAGTTCAAAGACCCCAGCTCCCCTCTCGCCGGCCATGCCAATATCCTCATCTTCCCAGATTTAGAAGCCGGAAACATTGCCTATAAACTAGTGGAGCGGCTCGCGGGCGCCAAGGCCATCGGCCCCATTTTGCAAGGACTACAAAAACCCGTCAACGAACTCTCTCGCGGTGCTTCCGTCGAAGACATCGTTCATCTGACCGCCTTCACCACGGTCCAAGCGCAAATGAAATATTGACAAAAAAACCGTTTTTGATAA
- the rpmH gene encoding 50S ribosomal protein L34, translated as MLGKLKRRKRARTHGFLKRMSTKSGQAVLNRRRAKGRHQLTVSVRRDKTK; from the coding sequence ATGTTAGGAAAACTTAAAAGACGGAAACGAGCTCGAACCCATGGCTTCCTCAAGCGAATGTCTACAAAAAGTGGACAAGCGGTGCTGAACCGCCGCCGCGCTAAGGGCCGCCATCAGCTTACGGTATCTGTTCGTCGTGATAAAACGAAGTAA
- a CDS encoding endonuclease/exonuclease/phosphatase family protein — protein MTKKLLIISSIGFVLLQIILFSAQASWFFELFTHYAHYYAMLTGLLLLATLQKKYWTLALLFSTFFSIHAGTLAPYLQAHTEVATQDQNLTVLASNFYYTNTQFEELFPVLQKENPDLFIIHEANADWETGLTLFQEDYPHQALTQKTGVHGIAMASRIPGSFKEIPLGTEVGLEFTPEDASYHILGVHPMAPLTAAWAAERNTQFQDLVAYTKASPVPILIMGDFNATPWSPHFIDLLKNASLQDARVGFGLIPTWHAHNLLFQLPIDHALLSSGWEVLDFHAADRLSADHLPIVVRLNHLKSTSISPFKERSSNTVSEASE, from the coding sequence ATGACTAAAAAACTTCTCATCATCAGTTCTATTGGCTTTGTCTTACTCCAAATCATCCTTTTCTCCGCTCAAGCTTCTTGGTTTTTTGAACTCTTCACGCATTACGCACATTATTACGCGATGCTAACGGGCCTCCTGCTTCTGGCAACGCTGCAAAAAAAATACTGGACCCTCGCTCTCCTGTTCAGCACATTTTTTTCAATTCACGCCGGAACCCTTGCCCCTTACCTGCAAGCCCACACAGAAGTCGCCACCCAAGACCAAAACCTCACCGTTTTGGCCAGCAATTTTTATTACACCAACACTCAATTTGAAGAACTTTTCCCCGTGCTTCAAAAGGAAAATCCGGACCTCTTCATCATTCACGAAGCCAATGCGGATTGGGAAACCGGCCTCACCCTCTTTCAAGAAGACTACCCCCACCAAGCCCTCACCCAAAAAACAGGAGTTCACGGCATCGCCATGGCCAGCCGCATCCCGGGCTCTTTCAAAGAAATCCCCTTGGGCACGGAAGTTGGCCTGGAATTCACTCCGGAAGATGCGTCTTACCACATTTTGGGGGTCCATCCCATGGCCCCCCTCACCGCCGCTTGGGCTGCAGAGCGAAACACTCAATTCCAAGACCTGGTCGCCTACACAAAAGCCAGCCCCGTCCCCATCCTCATCATGGGCGACTTCAACGCCACCCCCTGGTCCCCGCATTTCATAGACCTTCTCAAAAACGCCTCTCTCCAAGATGCCCGTGTGGGCTTTGGTCTTATTCCAACCTGGCATGCCCACAATCTGCTCTTTCAACTCCCCATCGACCACGCTCTCTTGAGCTCAGGATGGGAAGTTTTGGATTTTCACGCAGCAGACCGCCTTTCGGCAGATCACTTGCCTATCGTCGTTCGTTTGAATCATTTGAAATCCACCAGCATCTCCCCGTTCAAGGAAAGATCTTCAAACACCGTTTCCGAAGCATCCGAATAG
- a CDS encoding type II toxin-antitoxin system VapC family toxin, which translates to MEENKFIVVDASLVLKWFSPEEEDLEQALKLYYRHGEGQFRILVPEHFFVEVSNVFAQKFLDSAESHFSKIKMLGFVGCFIDISIASVAFGLKRKYPKISFYDAAYHALALTKGVPFITADKSYYEMVKNEGNIVLLKDYR; encoded by the coding sequence ATGGAAGAAAATAAGTTTATTGTTGTGGACGCTTCTTTGGTTCTTAAATGGTTTTCTCCAGAAGAAGAGGATTTGGAACAGGCCTTAAAACTATATTACCGGCATGGGGAGGGGCAATTTCGTATTTTGGTTCCGGAGCACTTTTTTGTTGAGGTCTCCAATGTGTTTGCTCAGAAATTTTTAGACTCTGCCGAAAGCCATTTTTCAAAAATTAAAATGCTTGGATTCGTTGGATGTTTCATTGATATTTCCATCGCCTCGGTGGCCTTTGGACTCAAAAGAAAATATCCTAAAATATCTTTTTATGATGCTGCCTACCATGCTTTGGCGCTTACAAAAGGAGTCCCTTTTATTACGGCAGATAAAAGTTACTATGAAATGGTTAAAAATGAGGGAAACATTGTTCTTCTTAAGGACTATCGTTAG
- a CDS encoding phosphoketolase family protein, which yields MTKTDKQALQWLKKYLRYTDYIGAAQLYLKDNALLAEKLKPEHIKERILGHWGTVPGLNFIYANLNYLVWKHDAEMLLVTGPGHGAPSILANLFAEKTLTEFYPDFPRDGKGMARLIHDFSWPHTAFPSHVTPGVPGSILEGGELGYSLATAFGAVMDNPNLIAAVVVGDGEAETGPIAAAWHSNKFLNPRTSGAVLPIVHINGYKISNPTIFGRMDDKELRSLFVGYGYEPFIVEAPNLESKMMEVMEEAYQRIRKIQKAARKSKKAFLKPKWPVILLRSPKGWKGIQKFHGHSIEGSFRAHGVPVGHPKEDPTALKAIESWLKIYKIQELVDAQGRPKPEVLEFVPTGAKRIGACKHAIGGNIMQPLKLPAAGKYALKFKKRGQVQAGSTPVGAEFLRDLTVLNPKTFRIFCPDELESNLFKAVFEKTGRGFMWPLNKNDEHMQPDGRILEMLSEHTLQGWMMGYTLTGRFGFFSSYEAFLTIIASMVDQYAKFLKQSFKVKWRKPVPPLVYHLGSVGWRQEHNGYSHQNPSFVSNLLQKHGEFCQVYYPCDANSFLAAMEEAFQKPNTISVIVADKREVPQWLSLAEAREQAKAGIGIWEWATGREASRNPDVVLASAGDYMTQEAMHAIQLCKELVPEMKIRMVNISELTGLCMGDYCGSSHACINEAMVEKYFTKDKPVVINYHGYTNDMEQVLWSFVDAKRFSLHGYQERGSTTTPFDLKVVNETDFYHLSMDMIRLASPHNKAVAKKRDTLIALLEQKIRDHQSTICETGDDPKEVKVLKWKS from the coding sequence ATGACTAAAACCGACAAGCAGGCCCTGCAGTGGCTTAAAAAATACTTGCGTTACACCGATTACATCGGGGCGGCGCAGCTCTATTTAAAGGACAATGCTTTGCTTGCGGAAAAGCTCAAGCCCGAGCACATTAAAGAACGCATTTTGGGGCATTGGGGAACGGTTCCCGGACTCAATTTTATTTATGCCAATTTGAATTATTTAGTGTGGAAGCACGATGCGGAAATGCTTTTGGTCACGGGGCCGGGGCATGGTGCACCGTCTATTTTAGCGAACTTGTTTGCCGAAAAAACACTGACGGAATTTTATCCGGATTTTCCGCGGGATGGGAAGGGAATGGCACGATTGATTCATGATTTTAGCTGGCCGCACACGGCGTTTCCCAGTCATGTGACGCCCGGAGTTCCCGGGTCCATTTTGGAAGGTGGTGAATTGGGTTACAGTTTAGCCACCGCCTTTGGCGCGGTGATGGATAACCCCAACTTGATTGCAGCAGTGGTGGTTGGAGATGGAGAAGCGGAGACCGGGCCCATCGCGGCGGCTTGGCACAGTAATAAATTTCTCAATCCACGGACCAGTGGAGCGGTGCTTCCTATTGTGCACATCAATGGTTACAAAATTTCAAACCCCACTATTTTTGGGCGCATGGATGATAAAGAACTTCGATCCTTGTTTGTGGGTTATGGTTATGAGCCTTTTATTGTGGAAGCCCCCAATTTGGAAAGCAAGATGATGGAGGTGATGGAGGAGGCGTATCAACGCATTCGTAAAATTCAAAAGGCTGCACGGAAGAGCAAGAAAGCATTTTTAAAGCCCAAGTGGCCTGTGATTTTGCTTCGGTCTCCCAAGGGCTGGAAGGGGATTCAGAAATTTCATGGACACAGTATTGAAGGATCTTTTCGTGCGCATGGCGTTCCCGTTGGACATCCCAAGGAAGATCCCACGGCGCTCAAGGCTATTGAGAGCTGGCTCAAGATTTATAAAATTCAAGAATTGGTGGATGCACAGGGGCGGCCCAAGCCGGAGGTTTTGGAGTTTGTGCCCACGGGGGCCAAGCGCATCGGAGCATGCAAGCATGCTATTGGAGGGAATATCATGCAGCCGCTCAAATTGCCGGCGGCGGGGAAGTATGCGCTCAAATTTAAGAAACGGGGACAGGTACAGGCGGGAAGCACGCCGGTGGGTGCGGAGTTTTTACGAGACCTTACGGTGCTCAATCCTAAGACATTTCGCATCTTTTGTCCCGATGAATTGGAATCGAATTTGTTCAAAGCCGTGTTTGAAAAAACGGGACGGGGCTTTATGTGGCCACTCAACAAAAATGATGAGCACATGCAGCCCGACGGGCGCATTCTGGAGATGCTTTCGGAGCACACTTTGCAGGGCTGGATGATGGGATACACGCTCACCGGTCGTTTTGGATTCTTCTCCAGTTATGAGGCTTTTCTTACGATTATTGCGAGCATGGTGGATCAGTATGCCAAGTTTTTAAAACAGAGCTTTAAAGTGAAATGGCGTAAGCCCGTGCCTCCTTTGGTTTATCATTTGGGCAGTGTGGGGTGGAGGCAGGAGCACAATGGATATTCGCACCAAAATCCAAGTTTTGTGAGCAATCTTTTGCAAAAGCATGGGGAGTTTTGCCAAGTGTATTACCCCTGTGATGCCAACAGTTTTTTGGCGGCCATGGAAGAAGCTTTTCAAAAACCCAACACCATTAGTGTGATTGTGGCGGACAAACGCGAAGTGCCTCAGTGGCTCAGTTTGGCGGAGGCCCGTGAGCAGGCCAAGGCGGGTATTGGAATTTGGGAGTGGGCGACGGGCCGCGAGGCGAGTCGAAATCCGGATGTTGTTTTGGCCAGCGCCGGAGATTACATGACGCAGGAAGCCATGCACGCCATTCAACTGTGTAAAGAACTGGTGCCGGAAATGAAGATTCGCATGGTGAATATTTCTGAACTCACCGGGCTGTGTATGGGAGACTACTGTGGTAGCTCTCACGCATGCATCAACGAAGCCATGGTGGAGAAATATTTTACAAAAGATAAGCCGGTGGTCATCAACTATCATGGGTACACCAATGACATGGAGCAGGTGCTTTGGTCCTTTGTGGATGCCAAACGATTCAGTTTGCATGGTTACCAGGAACGCGGATCCACCACCACTCCTTTTGATCTTAAGGTGGTGAATGAAACGGATTTTTACCACTTGAGTATGGACATGATCCGCTTGGCCTCGCCGCACAATAAAGCGGTTGCCAAAAAACGCGATACACTCATCGCGCTTTTGGAGCAAAAGATCCGTGACCATCAATCCACCATTTGTGAGACCGGCGACGATCCCAAAGAAGTGAAAGTGCTCAAGTGGAAGAGCTAA
- a CDS encoding acetate/propionate family kinase, whose amino-acid sequence MAILVLNAGSSSLRFALFDEELDQVYKGHIDAIGQKHCHFRRSFKDGPEETVPTKIKNHEEALSYGLGRLQDDGIVKNLKEIKKVAHRVVHGGEAFKKPTRINFLVLKKLAGLNALAPLHNPSNLSTLKACLKKIPSAKHFAVFDTAFHHSLPAKAFLYGLPYALYKKEGIRRYGFHGTSHAGAAEAASKHLKKKSPSLITCHIGNGVSLCAIKNGKSIDTSMGFTPLEGPMMGTRSGSIDPAIIFHLQKKQKPEAVHHLLEHESGFKGLSGIGSDIRSLWAKPKAPGTLRTFEVFSYQVAKLIGSYFIPLGGLPDAIVFTAGIGENAFYLRRQICDYLKPFGLELDEAANKKNAVCISKTKSSIKVLVLPSQEEKFMAQLIKSSGGK is encoded by the coding sequence ATGGCAATTCTCGTTCTCAATGCCGGTTCTTCTTCCCTCCGTTTTGCGCTCTTTGATGAAGAGTTGGATCAAGTCTACAAGGGTCATATCGATGCCATTGGACAAAAACACTGTCATTTTAGGAGGTCTTTTAAAGATGGCCCGGAAGAGACCGTCCCCACAAAAATAAAAAACCACGAAGAAGCCTTGAGTTACGGCTTGGGCCGTTTACAAGATGATGGAATCGTAAAAAATTTAAAGGAAATCAAAAAAGTAGCCCACCGCGTGGTGCACGGCGGAGAAGCCTTTAAAAAACCGACACGCATCAACTTTTTGGTTTTAAAAAAACTTGCGGGACTCAATGCTCTGGCCCCTTTACACAACCCGTCCAATCTCAGCACTCTCAAAGCTTGTCTCAAAAAAATCCCCTCAGCCAAACATTTTGCCGTCTTCGACACCGCTTTTCATCACAGTCTTCCGGCAAAGGCTTTTCTTTATGGACTTCCCTATGCACTGTACAAAAAAGAAGGGATTCGTCGTTATGGTTTCCATGGAACCAGCCACGCCGGAGCAGCGGAAGCGGCCTCCAAACACCTCAAAAAAAAGTCGCCCTCGCTCATCACCTGCCACATTGGCAATGGGGTGAGCCTCTGCGCCATTAAAAACGGGAAATCCATAGACACTTCCATGGGTTTCACCCCACTGGAAGGCCCCATGATGGGCACTCGCTCCGGCAGCATTGATCCCGCCATCATTTTTCATCTCCAAAAGAAACAAAAACCGGAGGCCGTGCATCATCTTTTGGAGCATGAATCCGGATTCAAGGGTCTTTCGGGCATCGGCTCCGATATCCGTAGCCTGTGGGCAAAACCCAAGGCACCCGGAACCCTCCGCACCTTTGAAGTCTTCAGTTATCAAGTGGCCAAACTCATCGGCAGTTATTTCATACCGCTGGGCGGCCTTCCCGATGCCATTGTCTTTACCGCCGGAATTGGTGAAAACGCCTTCTACCTCCGCCGCCAAATTTGCGATTATTTAAAACCCTTTGGCCTGGAGCTGGACGAAGCTGCGAACAAGAAAAACGCAGTCTGCATTTCAAAAACAAAATCCAGCATTAAAGTTCTGGTCCTGCCCAGCCAAGAAGAAAAGTTTATGGCCCAACTCATAAAGAGTAGTGGAGGAAAATAA
- the gltX gene encoding glutamate--tRNA ligase, translating to MIKTRFAPSPTGYLHIGGLRTALYSYLFAKQNKGIFALRIEDTDQKRFVEGAVESLQNALHFFDLNWDEGPIFQSKRTEIYAKYAKELVENGHAYPCFCTSERLDEMRKAQEAQKLPPKYDGLCTHLSLSERQARIEAGEAHVIRQRIPQEDLFFNDLVRGDLQFHGKDIDDQVLIKSDGFPTYHLANVVDDHEMEITHVIRGEEWLPSTPKHLWLYKAFGWKAPEFAHLPLLLNPDRSKLSKRQGDVAAEDYIKKGYLKEAIVNFIAFLGWNPGTEEELFTLEQLVERFSLDRVQKAGAVFNLEKLDWLNGHYIRQKSLPELEVLILPYLKDEPWFKGELKPEILASVQLRMKTLSEAPALLKPLLLEEFDYDLGLFLNEKMKVDKATAVLALENSIPALENLADGADEEAIKACLMEVIEKLGLKNGQVLWPLRIALSNEQYSPGVFELVKLLGKELSIKRVKRALDKIR from the coding sequence ATGATTAAAACTCGCTTTGCCCCATCTCCAACCGGTTACCTCCACATTGGAGGACTCCGCACCGCGCTCTATTCCTACCTGTTTGCCAAGCAAAACAAAGGTATTTTTGCCCTCCGCATCGAAGACACGGATCAAAAACGCTTTGTGGAAGGCGCCGTGGAAAGCCTGCAAAACGCCCTTCATTTTTTTGATCTGAACTGGGACGAGGGTCCGATTTTTCAATCCAAACGAACCGAGATTTATGCAAAATACGCCAAAGAATTGGTGGAAAACGGCCACGCCTATCCCTGTTTTTGCACCTCTGAACGGCTCGATGAAATGCGTAAAGCACAAGAAGCCCAAAAACTCCCCCCCAAATACGATGGCCTTTGCACACACTTGAGCCTCAGCGAACGACAAGCACGCATCGAAGCCGGTGAAGCCCATGTCATCCGTCAACGAATCCCCCAAGAAGATCTTTTCTTTAATGATCTCGTTCGTGGCGATCTTCAGTTTCACGGCAAAGACATCGACGATCAAGTCCTCATCAAATCCGACGGCTTCCCCACTTACCACTTGGCCAATGTGGTGGATGACCATGAGATGGAAATCACCCATGTGATCCGCGGTGAGGAATGGCTCCCTTCCACCCCAAAGCACCTTTGGCTCTACAAAGCTTTTGGATGGAAGGCCCCCGAATTTGCCCACCTGCCCCTGCTCCTCAATCCGGACCGCAGCAAACTCAGCAAGCGCCAAGGCGATGTCGCGGCCGAAGACTATATAAAGAAAGGCTACCTTAAGGAAGCCATCGTTAACTTTATTGCCTTTTTAGGCTGGAACCCGGGAACGGAGGAAGAGCTCTTCACTCTTGAACAATTGGTGGAACGGTTCAGCCTCGATCGCGTTCAAAAAGCCGGCGCCGTGTTCAATCTGGAAAAGTTGGATTGGCTGAACGGTCACTACATCCGCCAAAAATCTCTCCCGGAATTAGAGGTGCTGATTTTGCCTTATTTAAAGGATGAACCCTGGTTCAAAGGTGAACTCAAGCCCGAGATTCTGGCCTCCGTTCAGCTGCGCATGAAAACCCTCTCCGAAGCCCCAGCCCTCCTCAAACCTCTTCTTCTAGAGGAGTTCGACTATGACCTTGGTCTTTTCCTCAACGAAAAAATGAAAGTGGACAAGGCTACCGCAGTTTTGGCGCTCGAAAATTCCATCCCCGCTCTGGAAAATTTAGCTGATGGAGCAGATGAAGAAGCCATCAAAGCTTGCCTCATGGAAGTGATCGAAAAATTGGGCCTCAAAAACGGCCAAGTCCTCTGGCCTCTCCGCATCGCACTGAGCAACGAACAGTATTCCCCGGGGGTCTTCGAACTGGTCAAACTCTTGGGCAAAGAACTCAGTATTAAAAGGGTAAAAAGAGCCCTTGACAAAATTAGATAG